A window from Triticum aestivum cultivar Chinese Spring chromosome 6D, IWGSC CS RefSeq v2.1, whole genome shotgun sequence encodes these proteins:
- the LOC123146160 gene encoding G-type lectin S-receptor-like serine/threonine-protein kinase B120 translates to MDPLPIHTIICLVCWSFCLLPFYASSSSRLLPDKPLSAGSTITSDDGTFALGFFSPSSSSTKYYYVGIWYRNIPEDNVVWVANRAMPITDPSSATLAFTSGSNLALSDTSGQLLWTTNISAARNSSSEATGGEATLDNNGNFILRSSHGTILWQSFDYPTDTHLPGMNLRITHKMHALQQLISWRNPQDPSPGNFSYSADPDEFRQRITWNGSTPYRRSLVWNNNLVVGKYIESIKSTIYYTLQIIGDEVYASFGLPVPSVSVVLMKIDYLGKMKTQIWNSNSSKWTDLYSGPNQECNKFGYCGPFGYCDNTQPIVTCKCFDGFEPNNKQDWMARRFSQGCHRMEALRCGQGDGFLNMSTMKIPDQFLYVKNRSLDECIAECTSNCSCMAYAYSTMRTNAIDEDDTRCLLWIGDLIGTEKFIGQGENLYIRVNGPSGKQRNKKIWKKLMSGTSSTSIELRDGNLKYPFINFQEIVLATNNFSNSNMLGHGGFGNVYKATLEDGTEFAVKRLSKGSGQGELEFRNEVILIAKLQHKNLVRLLGFCIHGDEKLLIYEYLPNKSLDAMLFDATRKSMLDWPIRFEITKGVARGLLYLHQDSRLKIIHRDLKASNILLDAEMSPKISDFGMARIFGSNQQQENTNRVVGTYGYMPPEYVLKGVFSVKSDVYSFGVLLLEIVSGSKISSVHLKADFPSIIAYAWSLWKDGNTKDFVDSSIVDSCSLNETIRCVHIGLLCVQGSPNARPLVSSIMSFLENGDISLPPPKEPVYFAEDNHGTDGAAENIVNSKNNMSITALKGR, encoded by the exons ATGGATCCCCTTCCCATACACACAATCATCTGCCTTGTTTGTTGGTCATTTTGTTTATTGCCATTTTATGCATCATCCAGCAGCCGCCTTCTTCCCGACAAGCCGCTTTCCGCTGGTAGCACCATCACCTCCGACGACGGCACTTTTGCCCTGGGATTCTTCTCCCCATCCAGCTCCAGCACAAAATATTACTACGTCGGCATATGGTACAGGAACATACCTGAAGACAACGTTGTGTGGGTTGCCAACCGTGCTATGCCGATAACCGATCCTTCTTCTGCAACACTCGCCTTCACAAGCGGATCTAATCTTGCCTTGTCAGACACCAGTGGCCAGCTTCTCTGGACGACAAACATCAGCGCTGCAAGGAATTCATCGTCAGAGGCAACTGGTGGAGAAGCCACGCTTGATAACAATGGGAATTTTATTCTTCGGTCATCACATGGCACAATTTTATGGCAAAGCTTCGATTACCCGACCGACACTCACCTTCCAGGTATGAACCTCAGGATCACCCACAAGATGCATGCGCTACAACAGCTCATCTCTTGGAGAAACCCCCAAGACCCATCCCCGGGCAACTTCTCATATAGTGCAGACCCTGATGAGTTTCGGCAGCGTATTACATGGAACGGCTCAACACCATACCGGCGAAGTCTGGTATGGAACAACAATTTGGTAGTTGGGAAGTATATTGAGAGTATCAAGTCCACAATTTACTATACACTGCAAATTATTGGTGATGAGGTCTACGCTTCTTTTGGACTACCAGTACCTAGTGTCTCAGTAGTGCTAATGAAGATTGACTACTTAGGCAAGATGAAGACACAAATCTGGAATAGCAACAGCTCCAAATGGACTGACCTGTATTCAGGACCTAACCAGGAATGCAACAAATTTGGTTACTGTGGTCCATTTGGTTACTGTGACAACACGCAGCCTATTGTGACATGCAAGTGTTTTGATGGCTTTGAGCCAAACAACAAACAAGACTGGATGGCCCGCAGGTTTTCACAGGGATGCCACCGGATGGAAGCACTTAGATGTGGTCAAGGGGATGGCTTCTTAAATATGTCAACCATGAAGATTCCTGACCAGTTCTTGTATGTCAAGAATAGAAGCTTAGATGAATGCATAGCAGAATGCACAAGCAACTGCTCGTGCATGGCATATGCTTACAGCACTATGAGAACTAATGCTATCGATGAGGATGATACTAGGTGCCTATTATGGATCGGAGATTTGATTGGCACGGAGAAGTTCATTGGACAAGGGGAAAACCTCTATATCCGAGTTAATGGACCGAGTG GCAAACAAAGAAACAAGAAAATTTGGAAGAAGCTGATGTCAGGAACTTCAAGCACTTCTATTGAACTTCGTGATGGAAACTTGAAGTATCCTTTTATTAACTTCCAAGAAATTGTACTTGCAACAAACAATTTCTCTAACTCCAACATGCTTGGACATGGAGGTTTTGGCAATGTTTACAAG GCGACATTAGAAGATGGTACAGAATTTGCTGTGAAAAGGCTTAGTAAGGGTTCTGGACAGGGGGAACTGGAGTTCAGAAATGAAGTAATACTCATTGCGAAGTTGCAGCACAAAAACTTGGTTAGACTTCTCGGTTTCTGCATCCACGGAGATGAGAAACTATTGATATATGAATACTTACCTAACAAAAGTCTGGATGCCATGCTTTTTG ATGCCACAAGAAAATCAATGCTTGATTGGCCAATAAGATTCGAGATAACCAAAGGGGTAGCTAGAGGACTTCTTTATCTTCATCAAGATTCAAGATTGAAGATAATTCACAGGGATCTCAAAGCAAGCAACATATTATTAGATGCCGAAATGAGCCCTAAGATATCTGACTTTGGTATGGCAAGGATATTTGGCAGCAATCAGCAGCAAGAAAATACCAACCGCGTTGTTGGCACATA CGGTTACATGCCGCCTGAATATGTTTTGAAAGGAGTGTTTTCTGTCAAGTCTGATGTATATAGCTTTGGAGTTTTACTACTGGAGATTGTGAGTGGCTCAAAGATCAGCTCTGTGCACCTAAAAGCAGACTTCCCCAGCATTATAGCCTAC GCATGGAGCTTATGGAAGGATGGGAACACAAAGGATTTTGTCGACTCGTCAATTGTGGACAGCTGCTCACTTAATGAAACTATACGGTGTGTCCATATCGGTCTCTTGTGTGTTCAAGGCAGCCCAAATGCACGGCCACTCGTGTCGTCAATCATGTCCTTTCTGGAGAATGGAGATATATCACTTCCACCTCCAAAAGAGCCTGTGTATTTTGCAGAAGATAACCATGGTACTGATGGAGCAGCAGAAAATATTGTGAATTCTAAAAATAACATGAGCATTACAGCACTAAAGGGACGCTAG